A genome region from Alphaproteobacteria bacterium includes the following:
- a CDS encoding response regulator — MTEDQNKLAALKVLIVDDHMTARAHLKRVLHDMGITRTEEAENADAASAKATADYNIIFLDWDMPGKTGIDILRKFRGNNAFDDTAFVMVTAKSEPDDIISALRAGATSYIVKPADPADVRNNVAEVMEWIAQQKALRR; from the coding sequence ATGACCGAAGACCAGAACAAGCTTGCGGCCCTTAAAGTCCTTATTGTCGATGACCATATGACAGCGCGCGCGCATTTGAAGCGCGTTTTGCACGACATGGGCATTACCCGGACCGAAGAGGCGGAGAACGCGGATGCGGCATCCGCGAAGGCGACCGCCGATTACAACATCATCTTCCTCGACTGGGACATGCCCGGTAAAACCGGCATCGACATCCTGCGCAAATTTCGCGGCAACAACGCCTTTGACGACACTGCATTTGTCATGGTCACCGCAAAGTCGGAACCGGACGATATTATCTCTGCGCTGCGCGCGGGCGCGACATCGTATATTGTCAAACCCGCCGATCCGGCGGATGTGCGCAACAACGTGGCTGAAGTCATGGAATGGATCGCTCAACAGAAGGCCTTGCGGCGCTAG